Proteins encoded in a region of the Sugiyamaella lignohabitans strain CBS 10342 chromosome B, complete sequence genome:
- the SPC105 gene encoding Spc105p (Subunit of a kinetochore-microtubule binding complex; complex bridges centromeric heterochromatin and kinetochore MAPs and motors; required for sister chromatid bi-orientation and kinetochore binding of SAC components; complex also includes Kre28p; modified by sumoylation; GO_component: GO:0005694 - chromosome [Evidence IEA]; GO_component: GO:0000775 - chromosome, centromeric region [Evidence IEA]; GO_component: GO:0000777 - condensed chromosome kinetochore [Evidence IEA]; GO_component: GO:0000778 - condensed nuclear chromosome kinetochore [Evidence IDA] [PMID 19893618]; GO_component: GO:0005737 - cytoplasm [Evidence IEA]; GO_component: GO:0005856 - cytoskeleton [Evidence IEA]; GO_component: GO:0000776 - kinetochore [Evidence IEA]; GO_component: GO:0016020 - membrane [Evidence IEA]; GO_component: GO:0005739 - mitochondrion [Evidence IDA] [PMID 14576278]; GO_component: GO:0005739 - mitochondrion [Evidence IDA] [PMID 16823961]; GO_component: GO:0031965 - nuclear membrane [Evidence IEA]; GO_component: GO:0005634 - nucleus [Evidence IEA]; GO_component: GO:0005816 - spindle pole body [Evidence IEA]; GO_component: GO:0005816 - spindle pole body [Evidence IDA] [PMID 9585415]; GO_function: GO:0008017 - microtubule binding [Evidence IDA] [PMID 19893618]; GO_function: GO:0005200 - structural constituent of cytoskeleton [Evidence IPI] [PMID 9585415]; GO_process: GO:0007020 - microtubule nucleation [Evidence IPI] [PMID 9153752]; GO_process: GO:0007094 - mitotic spindle assembly checkpoint [Evidence IMP] [PMID 19893618]; GO_process: GO:0034501 - protein localization to kinetochore [Evidence IMP] [PMID 19893618]; GO_process: GO:0031134 - sister chromatid biorientation [Evidence IMP] [PMID 19893618]), whose amino-acid sequence MTSPSIPHRDGRDSDLTLDDVGAIFDSKKSPTKGSPSLGTFFGTNSSQPSQLGNDNILINLDSPPRKEANPTISTILPGSNLEPLKPAKVNPSYQNVQDYDDDMELTSVFGGRRTQGHHADTAGKIIPTNMESSAEDTPHDVEETMELTKSFGAITGSLVNKDGEDEGGMELTTIVGTGLRTTHSPGSHDDDDNDERDEMNLTKTFGAIQNMSVEGSSSAFTSRNYNKNAPDEISMDITRAIGQVLQSNAEDINNIAVQHVDEDTSMDITRAVGGLQQSLRHDADNDDASMMEATKVVGRGIKSHLDISGNDETMDITKAVGGVRALHQESQPSSKVHGIEVLRSDNATADDSMDVTKVIGGIQHRFELDADEDTGMDITRAVGNIILEDPAKKGSLDRIQGERSETAANEANSHSAGTIISENSMRSLSTWSTRLDMRVSTATTPIKALQERIVLMSPEKPKLHIPLLNPEEINSETEKTQQSPTKPLAITDNNISLNEFLSMISIDFMDKFLSNSRGHSSFGIPEEAVEGATEEDYWVASQKLPLLNMYDFGSHELKNDIKNAKEFFTQWEESVLEDNPVLFQEYVDASADTKQIMKSQFLLLKNFSRQQAKGAWYEWRRQLTNGLNKDLEKNRELLAKDIEILHEKRTISELANREAQARHEKLSGDIQNMKKQLSELANYNKEELIDRRQQVESAKKNAIQQRKTAEELRNRRESVIAKIEKLRSEKQTLHDHVKEAEQVLKANKIVDNKEMHALESNYKWLSQCVGLSSSELKEDVLSLQFVNGLALEVNIVTGSIVTRSHDESATFALLRGCLQKQIDHQSKQHAHIKSIIARANKMWDNACAINSAISKLELEFMTSVSMSEVPEELLIAIDLLLEDKQMKRQPCKVCIKVRYDAQSIVSYPHGSGIATVEPVFGDFGGRAVLEQIHDGVVSTLADNGLQGLSQICLQILRDFSS is encoded by the coding sequence ATGACCAGTCCAAGTATACCACATCGAGACGGTCGTGATAGTGATCTGACACTCGATGATGTTGGCGCTATTTTTGATAGTAAGAAGTCCCCTACAAAAGGCTCACCGTCTCTAGGCACATTCTTTGGAACCAACAGTTCTCAACCAAGTCAGCTAGGTAATGACAATATCCTAATCAACCTTGATTCACCTCCGAGAAAAGAGGCCAACCCTACCATATCTACAATCCTCCCCGGTTCAAATTTAGAACCGTTAAAGCCTGCAAAAGTGAATCCTTCCTACCAAAATGTACAGGATTATGACGATGATATGGAGTTAACCAGTGTGTTTGGGGGACGGCGAACGCAAGGTCATCATGCTGATACAGCAGGTAAAATAATACCCACCAACATGGAGAGTTCTGCTGAGGATACACCACATGACGTAGAAGAAACAATGGAGCTGACAAAGAGCTTTGGGGCTATAACAGGATCATTGGTAAATAAAGACGGAGAAGATGAAGGCGGAATGGAGCTGACAACTATTGTAGGGACTGGCCTAAGAACAACACACAGTCCTGGGAGCcacgatgacgatgataaCGATGAGAGGGACGAAATGAATTTAACGAAGACCTTTGGGGCCATCCAGAACATGAGTGTGGAAGGGTCTAGCAGTGCGTTTACAAGTCGAAACTATAATAAAAATGCCCCAGATGAAATTTCCATGGACATTACGAGAGCTATCGGTCAAGTTCTGCAATCAAATGCAGAAGACATAAACAATATTGCTGTTCAACATGTCGATGAAGATACGTCCATGGATATAACTCGAGCAGTTGGTGGACTTCAACAATCTCTACGGCATGACGCTGATAACGATGATGCCTCGATGATGGAAGCAACCAAAGTGGTGGGGAGGGGAATTAAGTCTCACCTTGATATTAGTGGGAATGACGAGACGATGGATATAACCAAGGCAGTAGGAGGAGTGAGGGCCCTTCATCAAGAGAGTCAACCAAGTTCAAAGGTACATGGGATAGAAGTGCTTCGATCTGATAATGCCACAGCGGATGATTCAATGGATGTAACCAAGGTTATTGGAGGTATTCAACACCGATTTGAATtagatgctgatgaagacacCGGAATGGATATTACTAGGGCAGTAGGTAATATTATTCTTGAAGACCCAGCAAAAAAAGGTTCGTTGGACAGAATCCAAGGAGAACGCAGCGAGACGGCAGCGAATGAGGCGAACAGCCATTCGGCAGGCACGATAATTAGCGAAAACTCGATGAGATCACTTTCTACTTGGAGCACTAGGCTAGACATGCGGGTATCAACCGCGACAACGCCCATCAAGGCTTTGCAAGAACGAATCGTTTTGATGTCTCCAGAAAAGCCAAAGCTGCACATTCCTCTCCTCAATCCTGAAGAGATCAAttctgaaactgaaaaaacTCAACAATCCCCGACAAAGCCACTTGCAATTACggataataatatttcttTAAATGAATTCTTGtcaatgatatcaattGATTTCATGGATAAATTTCTGTCTAACTCTAGGGGCCATAGTTCTTTTGGGATACCTGAGGAGGCCGTCGAAGGAGCCACGGAAGAAGATTATTGGGTAGCATCTCAGAAATTACCTCTTCTAAACATGTATGACTTTGGCTCCCACGAATTAAAGAATGACATCAAAAATGCAAAGGAGTTCTTTACTCAGTGGGAGGAATCGGTGTTGGAAGATAATCCTGTGTTATTCCAAGAATATGTTGATGCCTCGGCAGATACCAAGCAAATCATGAAATCACAATTTTTGCTTCTAAAAAACTTCTCTCGGCAGCAAGCAAAAGGAGCCTGGTATGAATGGAGACGGCAACTAACCAATGGATTAAACAAAGACCTGGAAAAGAATCGGGAGCTGCTCGCAAAAGATATCGAAATACTGCATGAGAAACGGACTATCTCTGAGCTGGCGAATCGTGAAGCTCAGGCACGACATGAAAAGTTAAGCGGCGACATCCAAAATatgaagaaacagcttTCAGAGTTGGCGAACTATAACAAAGAGGAATTGATTGATCGTAGACAACAGGTCGAATCAGCAAAAAAGAACGCCATACAACAGCGAAAGACAGCCGAAGAACTACGAAACCGCAGGGAATCTGTGATAGCAAAGATTGAGAAGTTACGGTCAGAAAAGCAGACCCTACACGATCATGTCAAAGAAGCCGAACAGGTTCTTAAAGCCAACAAAATCGTTGATAATAAGGAGATGCACGCTCTGGAAAGCAATTATAAGTGGCTTTCTCAGTGCGTGGGATTGTCTAGTAGCGAATTAAAGGAAGATGTTTTGAGTCTTCAATTTGTCAATGGGCTAGCACTTGAAGTGAATATTGTGACCGGTTCTATTGTAACGCGATCTCATGATGAATCCGCCACCTTTGCCTTATTGCGTGGATgtcttcaaaaacaaattgaCCATCAATCTAAACAACATGCCCATATCAAGTCTATTATAGCCCGGGCCAATAAGATGTGGGACAATGCCTGTGCAATTAATAGTGCCATTTCAAAGCTTGAACTCGAATTTATGACTAGCGTTTCAATGTCAGAGGTGCCAGAGGAATTGCTTATTGCCATTGATCTACTTCTGGAGGACAAGCAAATGAAGCGCCAGCCCTGCAAAGTTTGCATCAAGGTTCGATATGATGCCCAGTCTATTGTCAGCTATCCGCATGGAAGTGGGATAGCGACTGTAGAGCCTGTTTTCGGTGACTTTGGCGGACGGGCGGTCTTAGAACAGATACACGATGGAGTAGTGTCAACATTAGCTGATAATGGTCTCCAGGGCCTTTCTCAAATCTGCCTACAGATTTTGCGGGACTTCAGTTCCTAA
- the FRE2 gene encoding Fre2p (Ferric reductase and cupric reductase; reduces siderophore-bound iron and oxidized copper prior to uptake by transporters; expression induced by low iron levels but not by low copper levels; GO_component: GO:0016021 - integral component of membrane [Evidence IEA]; GO_component: GO:0016021 - integral component of membrane [Evidence ISM] [PMID 12192589]; GO_component: GO:0016020 - membrane [Evidence IEA]; GO_component: GO:0005886 - plasma membrane [Evidence IEA,IEA]; GO_component: GO:0005886 - plasma membrane [Evidence IDA] [PMID 8164662]; GO_function: GO:0052851 - ferric-chelate reductase (NADPH) activity [Evidence IEA]; GO_function: GO:0000293 - ferric-chelate reductase activity [Evidence IDA] [PMID 8164662]; GO_function: GO:0046872 - metal ion binding [Evidence IEA]; GO_function: GO:0016491 - oxidoreductase activity [Evidence IEA,IEA]; GO_process: GO:0015677 - copper ion import [Evidence IDA] [PMID 9153234]; GO_process: GO:0006825 - copper ion transport [Evidence IEA]; GO_process: GO:0006811 - ion transport [Evidence IEA]; GO_process: GO:0055072 - iron ion homeostasis [Evidence IEA]; GO_process: GO:0006826 - iron ion transport [Evidence IDA] [PMID 8164662]; GO_process: GO:0055114 - oxidation-reduction process [Evidence IEA,IEA]), producing MRFSLLLSLIALITSALSGVLAQYGAPVSVSSLSAATLADATGTSTASKGSASGATGSGSATAKPPKKGRPPTEVIGSACYVAAARFNFGCPVPIAAKVSAQVPKCLCKNLPYIETVVGCINDHSAHNKTLQKKAFKTMQTLCVQSNYDYLNISKSLPSRDVLADDKDFTSIHKSPFVVPQSVYNHEITLINQPTTDKKRDAFFAAAVLIYWGGVFLLRALTNFCFYVFPRILLKTNIHFFKHIRQKFLLPAAGSYHHSKPKAAGSFTFSIPLRSEALVILGYIILNYILCFSKNDYYNDNFYNPSEQTQFSKELGNRSGQLVVSQLMLSVLFGGRNNFLIWITGWPLSTFNVFHKWVSRVVFVNLVVHGIAMSISVAGPAYYTHWQSPYFVWGVAAVILISIMIVQSMHYFRAKSYEIFLVVHIVLAAVALGGAWLHVKHPSTGLPYVYTTVAIWGFDRLLRWVRIIWSGPTSKAQVTLHEGNVIEYKIDYSRRWKYYPGSYAFIHVLRPNCFWQSHPFTLTISPKQEEEGKLVLFTRVKKGFTQKTRDYLLTQPNHTARLPVLLEGPYGHHHPVQHYETVVLVAGGIGITGVYPYADELIRKTGKNQKIVFVWAIADERPLEWFADQLDHLASDSRVDVKIHIGNLESSSSSIVEIAESPNPQDKEKDVSETTRQASSLPSIIPRVCGRPNMHSIVNQTVSEAGNSIAFVCCGPHEMNDDVRKAITDKLVDSPVRIDYFEESFGW from the coding sequence atgagaTTCTCTCTGCTATTATCTCTGATTGCGTTGATCACATCAGCCCTATCTGGAGTACTAGCACAATATGGTGCCCCAGTCAGTGTTTCCTCCTTATCAGCGGCCACTCTAGCTGATGCCACTGGTACTTCAACTGCATCCAAAGGCTCTGCTAGTGGAGCAACTGGTTCCGGCAGTGCTACTGCCAAACCTCCTAAGAAAGGCAGACCACCTACTGAGGTTATTGGCAGTGCCTGTTATGTTGCCGCTGCCAGGTTCAACTTTGGATGTCCTGTCCCAATAGCTGCAAAGGTATCTGCGCAAGTTCCCAAATGTCTTTGCAAGAACCTTCCATATATTGAAACTGTGGTTGGTTGTATCAATGACCATTCTGCACACAATAAGACACTGCAGAAAAAGGCTTTCAAGACCATGCAGACTTTATGTGTCCAATCCAACTATGATTACCTCAATATTTCCAAAAGTCTTCCATCTCGTGATGTTCTTGCAGATGACAAAGATTTCACTTCCATCCACAAGTCTCCATTTGTTGTTCCTCAGTCAGTGTACAACCACGAAATCACCCTTATCAATCAGCCTACAACTGATAAGAAGAGGGATGCCTTCTTCGCAGCTGCTGTCTTGATCTACTGGGGTGGTGTTTTCCTTCTTCGTGCATTGACAAATTTCTGCTTCTATGTTTTCCCTAGGATCCTCCTCAAGACTAATATTCACTTCTTCAAGCATATTAGACAGAAATTCCTACTACCAGCTGCCGGTTCCTATCACCATTCCAAGCCTAAAGCTGCTGGAAGCTTTACCTTCTCAATTCCTCTCCGTTCAGAAGCCCTTGTCATACTTGGATACATTATCCTTAATTATATCCTTTGTTTTTCAAAGAATGATTATTATAATGACAACTTCTACAATCCCAGTGAGCAAACTCAGTTTAGCAAAGAACTCGGTAATAGATCTGGTCAATTGGTTGTCTCTCAGCTAATGTTGTCTGTGTTGTTTGGTGGTAGGAACAATTTTCTCATTTGGATTACCGGCTGGCCATTAAGCACGTTTAATGTCTTCCACAAATGGGTCTCGAGAGTCGTATTTGTGAATCTTGTTGTTCATGGAATTGCAATGTCTATTAGTGTTGCTGGTCCAGCTTATTACACTCATTGGCAGTCTCCTTATTTTGTTTGGGGAGTTGCAGCAGTTATCCTCATTTCCATCATGATTGTGCAATCTATGCACTATTTCAGAGCAAAGAGTTACGAGATCTTCTTGGTTGTGCACATTGTTCTGGCCGCAGTTGCGTTGGGAGGCGCATGGCTTCATGTTAAACATCCTAGTACAGGCTTACCATATGTCTATACCACCGTTGCAATTTGGGGTTTTGATAGACTTTTGAGATGGGTGCGTATCATTTGGTCCGGCCCAACTTCAAAGGCACAGGTGACCTTGCACGAAGGAAATGTCATCGAGTACAAGATAGACTACTCCAGACGCTGGAAGTATTATCCAGGAAGTTACGCCTTTATCCATGTACTCCGTCCCAACTGTTTTTGGCAATCACACCCCTTTACTCTTACCATCTCTCCTaagcaagaagaagaaggcaaATTAGTTCTGTTCACCAGAGTAAAGAAAGGATTCACCCAGAAGACTAGAGATTATCTTCTCACACAACCCAATCACACTGCCCGTTTACCTGTCTTGCTTGAGGGTCCATATGGCCACCACCATCCAGTTCAACACTACGAAACTGTGGTTTTGGTAGCCGGAGGTATCGGAATTACAGGCGTATATCCTTATGCTGATGAGCTCATTCGTAAAACTGGTAAGAACCAAAAGATTGTCTTCGTCTGGGCCATAGCTGATGAACGCCCATTAGAATGGTTTGCTGATCAGTTAGACCATTTGGCCTCTGACTCCAGAGTCGACGTAAAGATTCATATCGGTAATCTTGagtcttcatcatcaagtATCGTTGAAATCGCCGAGTCTCCCAATCCACAAGATAAGGAAAAAGATGTCAGTGAGACCACAAGACAAGCCTCATCACTTCCCAGCATTATTCCCAGAGTATGTGGAAGACCAAACATGCATTCAATCGTTAACCAAACTGTTTCGGAGGCTGGTAATTCTATTGCTTTCGTATGTTGTGGACCTCATGAGATGAATGACGACGTTAGGAAAGCCATTACGGACAAGCTGGTGGACAGCCCAGTTAGAATCGATTACTTCGAAGAATCTTTCGGATGGTAA
- the SSP120 gene encoding Ssp120p (hypothetical protein; green fluorescent protein (GFP)-fusion protein localizes to the cytoplasm in a punctate pattern; GO_component: GO:0005737 - cytoplasm [Evidence IDA] [PMID 14562095]; GO_function: GO:0005509 - calcium ion binding [Evidence IEA]; GO_function: GO:0003674 - molecular_function [Evidence ND]; GO_process: GO:0008150 - biological_process [Evidence ND]), protein MRILANTFAVLLALGDLVSVNAADGQTQQVEQLSWQVRHMKEEHGFDQFDALSFFTLHDSDGSKTWTSNDILNLYGLLNDKVVGDGTGMGKHEETENIPQSTKDHVLKTVLGMIDTDNDGIISLEEWRIFTERGGELPDFGLGPGHHGDYEYEYEVHHWLEHHAKDDPDVKNVHPEDIEHENLFHAHEHGDDAKNHEGSWEKVQNIPLKYRKQ, encoded by the coding sequence ATGAGGATTTTAGCTAATACATTTGCAGTATTACTGGCTCTTGGTGACTTGGTGTCCGTCAATGCCGCCGATGGTCAGACCCAGCAAGTCGAACAGTTGTCGTGGCAAGTACGTCATATGAAAGAAGAGCATGGTTTTGACCAATTTGACGCTTTGTCCTTCTTCACACTTCATGATTCGGATGGATCGAAAACTTGGACATCTAATGATATTCTCAACTTGTATGGCTTGCTAAATGATAAAGTTGTGGGTGATGGCACTGGTATGGGAAAGCATGAAGAAACCGAGAATATTCCTCAATCCACTAAAGATCATGTACTGAAGACTGTTCTGGGCATGATAGATACGGATAATGATGGGATTATTTCTTTAGAAGAATGGCGCATTTTCACCGAGCGTGGTGGCGAATTACCCGATTTTGGACTAGGACCGGGTCACCACGGCGATTATGAGTACGAGTATGAAGTTCACCATTGGCTGGAGCACCACGCTAAAGACGACCCCGACGTAAAGAATGTACATcctgaagatattgaacaTGAAAATCTATTTCATGCTCATGAGCATGGCGATGACGCTAAGAATCATGAGGGTTCTTGGGAAAAGGTACAGAATATTCCACTTAAATATAGGAAACAATAG
- the ARG1 gene encoding argininosuccinate synthase (Arginosuccinate synthetase; catalyzes the formation of L-argininosuccinate from citrulline and L-aspartate in the arginine biosynthesis pathway; potential Cdc28p substrate; GO_component: GO:0005737 - cytoplasm [Evidence IEA,IEA]; GO_component: GO:0005829 - cytosol [Evidence IDA] [PMID 205532]; GO_function: GO:0005524 - ATP binding [Evidence IEA,IEA]; GO_function: GO:0004055 - argininosuccinate synthase activity [Evidence IEA,IEA]; GO_function: GO:0004055 - argininosuccinate synthase activity [Evidence IDA] [PMID 2897249]; GO_function: GO:0016874 - ligase activity [Evidence IEA]; GO_function: GO:0000166 - nucleotide binding [Evidence IEA]; GO_process: GO:0006526 - arginine biosynthetic process [Evidence IEA,IEA,IEA]; GO_process: GO:0006526 - arginine biosynthetic process [Evidence IEP,IMP] [PMID 2897249]; GO_process: GO:0008652 - cellular amino acid biosynthetic process [Evidence IEA]), translating into MSKGKVCLAYSGGLDTSVILAWLLEQGYEVIAFLANVGQEEDFEAAREKALKIGATKFVVEDVRREFVEELCFPAVQTNAIYENVYLLGTSLARPVIARAQIAVAEREGCFAVSHGCTGKGNDQVRFELGFYALKPDVKVIAPWRDPEFIKRFAGRKDLLDYAAQKGIPVAQTKAKPWSTDENLAHISFEAGILEDPDTTPPKDMWKLTVDPTDAPDTPEDFTVEFKKGLPVKITYENGKTVTDAVELFLTANTIARRNGVGRIDIVENRFIGIKSRGCYETPGLTILRTAHIDLEGLVLDREVRAIRDTFVTPTFARILYNGLYFSPEGEYTRALINPSQVTVNGQVRVRAYKGSLTILGRSSSTEKLYDATEASMDELTDFDPTDTTGFIAVQSIRIKKYGEAKIARGEKF; encoded by the coding sequence ATGTCTAAAGGAAAGGTTTGTTTAGCTTACTCAGGTGGCCTTGACACCTCAGTCATCCTAGCTTGGTTGCTTGAACAAGGATATGAGGTCATTGCTTTCTTGGCCAATGTTGGTCAAGAGGAGGACTTCGAGGCTGCCCGTGAGAAGGCTCTTAAGATTGGTGCTACTaagtttgttgttgaagatgttcGTCGTGAATTCGTTGAAGAGCTCTGTTTCCCCGCCGTCCAAACTAATGCCATCTATGAGAATGTCTATCTTCTGGGTACCTCTTTGGCTCGTCCTGTTATTGCTCGTGCTCAAATCGCTGTTGCTGAGCGTGAGGGATGTTTCGCCGTTTCTCACGGCTGTACTGGTAAGGGTAACGACCAGGTTCGTTTTGAGTTAGGCTTCTATGCTCTCAAGCCCGATGTCAAGGTCATTGCTCCTTGGAGAGACCCTGAATTCATTAAGCGTTTCGCCGGTCGTAAGGATTTGCTCGATTACGCTGCCCAAAAGGGTATTCCCGTCGCTCAAACTAAGGCCAAGCCCTGGTCTACTGATGAAAATCTGGCTCACATTTCTTTTGAAGCTGGTATTCTGGAGGACCCTGACACTACCCCACCCAAGGACATGTGGAAGCTCACCGTTGACCCTACTGATGCTCCCGATACTCCTGAAGATTTCACTGTCGAATTCAAGAAGGGTCTTCCAGTTAAAATCACATATGAGAATGGTAAGACTGTTACTGATGCCGTTGAGCTTTTCTTGACTGCTAACACCATTGCTCGTCGTAACGGTGTTGGTCGTATCGACATTGTTGAGAACAGATTCATTGGTATCAAGTCCCGTGGTTGTTATGAGACACCTGGTCTGACTATCTTGAGAACTGCTCATATTGATCTTGAAGGTTTGGTTTTGGATAGAGAGGTTCGTGCCATTCGTGACACCTTTGTTACCCCTACCTTTGCCCGTATTCTATACAACGGTCTCTACTTCTCCCCCGAAGGTGAGTACACTCGTGCATTGATCAACCCATCCCAAGTTACTGTTAATGGTCAAGTTCGTGTCCGTGCTTACAAGGGTTCTTTGACTATTTTGGGTCGTTCATCTTCTACTGAGAAGCTGTATGACGCTACTGAAGCTTCCATGGACGAACTCACTGATTTCGATCCTACTGATACCACTGGTTTTATTGCCGTCCAATCCATTCGTATCAAGAAGTACGGTGAGGCTAAGATTGCCCGTGGTGAGAAGTTTTAG